One genomic region from Esox lucius isolate fEsoLuc1 chromosome 24, fEsoLuc1.pri, whole genome shotgun sequence encodes:
- the slc10a7 gene encoding sodium/bile acid cotransporter 7 isoform X2: protein MGLLARVRKEWFIIGIVTVIMLAKIQPSIGAKGGPLRPEITITFVAVSAIFFNSGLSLKTEELTSAVLHVKLHLFVQSFTLVFFPLAMWLLIKVLALTSINTWLLSGLQTVGCMPPPVSSAVILTKAVGGNEAAAIFNSAFGSFLGIVVTPLLLLLFLGSSSSVSFSSIFSQLFMTVVVPLILGQVVRRFLKDWLERRKPPFGVISSVVLLMIIYTTFCDTFSNPSIDLDHLSLLLITLIIFSIQLSFMLLTFVLSTQKQSGFTSADTVAIMFCATHKSLTLGIPMLKIVFEGYDHLSLISVPLLIYHPAQILLGSILVPTIQTWMNRRHKPNLLLK, encoded by the exons ATGGGCCTGTTGGCTAGAGTACGGAAAGAATGGTTTATTATCGGCATAGTAACCGTTATCATGTTAGCCAAAATACAGCCTTCAATTGGAGCGAAAGGAG GTCCTTTAAGACCAGAGATCACCATCACCTTTGTGGCGGTGTCTGCCATTTTTTTCAACAGTGGCCTTTCATTGAAAACAGAG GAGTTGACCAGTGCTGTCCTCCATGTGAAGTTACATCTGTTTGTACAGTCCTTCACCCTGGTCTTCTTCCCTCTTGCTATGTGGCTCCTTATCAAAGTCCTGGCCCTCACCAGCATCAACACATGGCTTCTCAGTGG gctgcaGACAGTGGGATGCATGCCTCCTCCCGTCTCCTCTGCTGTCATTCTCACCAAAGCTGTGGGGGGGAATGag GCTGCTGCTATCTTCAACTCAGCCTTTGGAAGCTTCCTG GGGATCGTAGTGACACCTCTGCTGTTACTTTTATTT CttggctcctcctcctctgtgtcgTTCTCCTCCATATTCTCTCAGCTCTTCATGACTGTGGTCGTTCCTCTCATCCTTGGACAG GTGGTCCGGCGGTTTCTGAAGGACTGGCTGGAAAGGAGGAAACCTCCGTTTGGAGTCATCAGCTCTGTGGTGCTTCTCATGATCATCTACACCACCTTCTGCGACACTTTCTCCAACCCCAGCATAGACCTGGACCATCTCAGCCTGCTGCTCATCACCTTAATCA TCTTCTCCATCCAGCTGAGCTTCATGCTGCTGACATTTGTCTTGTCAACACA GAAACAATCAGGTTTTACTTCAGCAGATACCGTAGCCATCATGTTCTGTGCTACACACAAATCCCTGACGCTGG GTATTCCGATGTTAAAGATAGTCTTTGAGGGTTACGATCACCTTTCTCTCATCTCAGTCCCCCTACTCATCTATCACCCAGCTCAGATCTTGCTGGGCTCCATTCTGGTACCGACCATCCAGACCTGGATGAACAGGAGACACAAG CCTAACCTGCTATTGAAGTAG
- the slc10a7 gene encoding sodium/bile acid cotransporter 7 isoform X1, producing MGLLARVRKEWFIIGIVTVIMLAKIQPSIGAKGGPLRPEITITFVAVSAIFFNSGLSLKTEELTSAVLHVKLHLFVQSFTLVFFPLAMWLLIKVLALTSINTWLLSGLQTVGCMPPPVSSAVILTKAVGGNEAAAIFNSAFGSFLGIVVTPLLLLLFLGSSSSVSFSSIFSQLFMTVVVPLILGQVVRRFLKDWLERRKPPFGVISSVVLLMIIYTTFCDTFSNPSIDLDHLSLLLITLIIFSIQLSFMLLTFVLSTQKQSGFTSADTVAIMFCATHKSLTLGIPMLKIVFEGYDHLSLISVPLLIYHPAQILLGSILVPTIQTWMNRRHKGMKLTNLQAI from the exons ATGGGCCTGTTGGCTAGAGTACGGAAAGAATGGTTTATTATCGGCATAGTAACCGTTATCATGTTAGCCAAAATACAGCCTTCAATTGGAGCGAAAGGAG GTCCTTTAAGACCAGAGATCACCATCACCTTTGTGGCGGTGTCTGCCATTTTTTTCAACAGTGGCCTTTCATTGAAAACAGAG GAGTTGACCAGTGCTGTCCTCCATGTGAAGTTACATCTGTTTGTACAGTCCTTCACCCTGGTCTTCTTCCCTCTTGCTATGTGGCTCCTTATCAAAGTCCTGGCCCTCACCAGCATCAACACATGGCTTCTCAGTGG gctgcaGACAGTGGGATGCATGCCTCCTCCCGTCTCCTCTGCTGTCATTCTCACCAAAGCTGTGGGGGGGAATGag GCTGCTGCTATCTTCAACTCAGCCTTTGGAAGCTTCCTG GGGATCGTAGTGACACCTCTGCTGTTACTTTTATTT CttggctcctcctcctctgtgtcgTTCTCCTCCATATTCTCTCAGCTCTTCATGACTGTGGTCGTTCCTCTCATCCTTGGACAG GTGGTCCGGCGGTTTCTGAAGGACTGGCTGGAAAGGAGGAAACCTCCGTTTGGAGTCATCAGCTCTGTGGTGCTTCTCATGATCATCTACACCACCTTCTGCGACACTTTCTCCAACCCCAGCATAGACCTGGACCATCTCAGCCTGCTGCTCATCACCTTAATCA TCTTCTCCATCCAGCTGAGCTTCATGCTGCTGACATTTGTCTTGTCAACACA GAAACAATCAGGTTTTACTTCAGCAGATACCGTAGCCATCATGTTCTGTGCTACACACAAATCCCTGACGCTGG GTATTCCGATGTTAAAGATAGTCTTTGAGGGTTACGATCACCTTTCTCTCATCTCAGTCCCCCTACTCATCTATCACCCAGCTCAGATCTTGCTGGGCTCCATTCTGGTACCGACCATCCAGACCTGGATGAACAGGAGACACAAG GGGATGAAACTGACCAACCTACAGGCAATCTGA
- the slc10a7 gene encoding sodium/bile acid cotransporter 7 isoform X3 — protein sequence MGLLARVRKEWFIIGIVTVIMLAKIQPSIGAKGGPLRPEITITFVAVSAIFFNSGLSLKTEELTSAVLHVKLHLFVQSFTLVFFPLAMWLLIKVLALTSINTWLLSGLQTVGCMPPPVSSAVILTKAVGGNEAAAIFNSAFGSFLGIVVTPLLLLLFLGSSSSVSFSSIFSQLFMTVVVPLILGQVVRRFLKDWLERRKPPFGVISSVVLLMIIYTTFCDTFSNPSIDLDHLSLLLITLIIFSIQLSFMLLTFVLSTQKQSGFTSADTVAIMSLSLSSRKPSGFTSADT from the exons ATGGGCCTGTTGGCTAGAGTACGGAAAGAATGGTTTATTATCGGCATAGTAACCGTTATCATGTTAGCCAAAATACAGCCTTCAATTGGAGCGAAAGGAG GTCCTTTAAGACCAGAGATCACCATCACCTTTGTGGCGGTGTCTGCCATTTTTTTCAACAGTGGCCTTTCATTGAAAACAGAG GAGTTGACCAGTGCTGTCCTCCATGTGAAGTTACATCTGTTTGTACAGTCCTTCACCCTGGTCTTCTTCCCTCTTGCTATGTGGCTCCTTATCAAAGTCCTGGCCCTCACCAGCATCAACACATGGCTTCTCAGTGG gctgcaGACAGTGGGATGCATGCCTCCTCCCGTCTCCTCTGCTGTCATTCTCACCAAAGCTGTGGGGGGGAATGag GCTGCTGCTATCTTCAACTCAGCCTTTGGAAGCTTCCTG GGGATCGTAGTGACACCTCTGCTGTTACTTTTATTT CttggctcctcctcctctgtgtcgTTCTCCTCCATATTCTCTCAGCTCTTCATGACTGTGGTCGTTCCTCTCATCCTTGGACAG GTGGTCCGGCGGTTTCTGAAGGACTGGCTGGAAAGGAGGAAACCTCCGTTTGGAGTCATCAGCTCTGTGGTGCTTCTCATGATCATCTACACCACCTTCTGCGACACTTTCTCCAACCCCAGCATAGACCTGGACCATCTCAGCCTGCTGCTCATCACCTTAATCA TCTTCTCCATCCAGCTGAGCTTCATGCTGCTGACATTTGTCTTGTCAACACA GAAACAATCAGGTTTTACTTCAGCAGATACCGTAGCcatcatgtctctgtctctgtcttctaGGAAACCATCAGGTTTTACTTCAGCAGATACGTAG